Part of the Benincasa hispida cultivar B227 chromosome 11, ASM972705v1, whole genome shotgun sequence genome, AATTATATCCATTCAGGTAAAACAAAAAGCTCTGGACCCTTCTTTTTTTCAAGGAAAATTGAGAGATTTAggtgataaccattttgttttttctttttctttttattttttaaaattaaatttatgaataCTATTTACATatcttatctactttttaacaatgtttagaaaatcaaatcaaattttgagaactaaaaaaattagcttttaaaaagttgcttatattttaaaatttggttaagaattcaacgaaaaatgtaaataattgtaATAGATGTGAATAAAATAGTTctaattttcaaagaaaaaaaaaccaaatagttatcaaaggtcggcttaattattttaatatttttactattaatttgtcctttaactttttaaatttgaacCACAAACCTATTTAACATAAATTGTGTACGCTTTGACTACTCTATTTTAAAAAgggttgaaaagaaaaataatattttttaaagtttcattttgaaaaaaagcaAGATGTTTTTAGGTTAAGAAAAATAGCAgaataaatttggatttaattaattattaaactaTAAAAACACCCCAAATagtatttagaattaatttatttaaaaaatccataaatatatttttgaaaaatcataACAACTTAAATTCTATTAgtattcaaaatatattttatctaaACAAAGGAACAATCTAACTtcctaaaaaactaaaatgaaaaaatctAACGGATTGAGATCATAAAAAAGAATGACTTACAGTGTGATTCtccaagattaaaaaaataaaaataatagtaataaaaaaatcattcgACATCAAAAACTGGAAAAACCCTCCATTGCAAAGTTTGTTATTTACTTCTACCCATGTTTTCAACCAAAAAaaaccaagttttgaaaattaaattaaattattattttttaattgcactaagaatttaaatattttttaaagaaataaaaataaaaaccataacaaagaaatgaagagaaaacaaacataaaactttaaaacaaaaaaccaaaattatcaAGAGAGTTTTGGAGGTTCACCAAAAATTTAGACTCATTAGTCACCGAGTGACAATTGACCGACAAAGTGAGATATCATCTCAAACGAACAACACCAAAGGAAGGAAAAAATCGATAGTACCTTCAGACAATACTGACATTCTAATCACCACCAAATCCGTCATAGGACTATATccaaaaatgtaattttaagtTCCCACCATAGAATAATCTTGAGTAGGAACAATAATTACCCCTTCATGAACAACACCAAAAATATGTTCTATGTAATTTAATCTATAATAAAACTAAGGATGAGTTTGGAATGCATTTTTaagagtttaatttaaaaaataagtcattttagaaaatattgaaCAAATTATTTTGAAGTTTATTTTCAaccatctttttaaaaaaatatttaaataaaaataatttgtttgaaaaacactttttactGGTGCAAAAGCCCTAAATCTTACTGCCTAAATTAAACCCAACATCAAAGGACAGAAATGGAAACCAAaagaattcaaaaataaaatccaGCTTCATTCACACTCACCTTCCACTAAACCATTTCCAGCCATGAAATTCCTTTCTGAAGCCCACAATTTCTCTCTGAAATTACAACCCCAtcatttcaacaatttctcactcACCTTCTTCCTCCATTCCAATTTTAACCCATTTTGATTCATTATTATATAAACCCCttcttcaattttatttcttCACATCACATTCCTTCATCATCATGTCCAACACTAAATGCTGTGCTGCTCGCAGAGTATGGAAAATCCTACGCCAACGCAAATTTCACACTCACCGCCGCCCCTTCCCGGTGGATTTCCGCCCCCTGCGACGGTTCATCAAGCGACTCGTTCACTCAATTTCAACCCCAACTCCAATTCCTGTCCACCCACATTATGTAGAACGTCAATTCTCTTTCAACGACACCCCCATTTTTCACCTGAAATTTCACCGCTGTCCGCCGTCTGCATCGGCGGCTCTGTTCCACTTCCCGCGGTTCTCGTGCATAAACCCCAAGGTTGAGTTTGATTACGAGTTTGAGAGCCGTGTTGTTGATGACGATGACGGTGGATGGGAGCGGTGGCGATTGGGCGGCACGTGTGGTTAcgaagaggaggaagaagaagaagaagaagaagaagaagatgggatTGATCTGAAGGCGGAGAAGTTTATAAAAATGTTTTATGAAGAAATGAAAATGCAGAGTCAGGTCTCGTATTTGCGGTTGGATGAGTTTTTTGATGATGATGAGTGAAACCATGGGATTTACTTGCACAAAAATTTGTTGTAGGAGCCGAAATTATTCGAGGAAGTCGAAATACTTGTGGTTTCGGTTGTAGTGAAGAATTTTTTGtaaaaatgttttgaatttaTGATCTTGTGATTAGTAAAGAGTATTCAAATTCACATTATGGTGACTTGattgaataaatttttaatCCCGAGAAATTTACAcctatttacaaaattaaaatggtGTTACAATGCATTCTAAACTTTTGGtaaaattcatattatatttgagACTTCAAAAGTATAACTTCCCTACAAAATTTCAAGTCAAACGGTAATATAAAGatttttttccttgtttttttaaagtcaaaagcactttaaattattattttacgaGTGTTcttgattgaaaattttgaaaataaattttataaatgtagATCGAAACATCAAACTAATTTaatagtaaattttttttttcctactaatgttaaaatgaaaattttttttattattgggAGCTTGTATCTATGGaaatagaaaagaagaaaacaactAGTCAAAGTTAGTGAGACTATGAGAGGCTCAT contains:
- the LOC120092045 gene encoding uncharacterized protein LOC120092045, with the protein product MSNTKCCAARRVWKILRQRKFHTHRRPFPVDFRPLRRFIKRLVHSISTPTPIPVHPHYVERQFSFNDTPIFHLKFHRCPPSASAALFHFPRFSCINPKVEFDYEFESRVVDDDDGGWERWRLGGTCGYEEEEEEEEEEEEDGIDLKAEKFIKMFYEEMKMQSQVSYLRLDEFFDDDE